In bacterium, the genomic stretch TAATATCGCTACACTTAAACATAGATTCTTTGTCGTATTTAAGGACAGTTGCCAGGTCAAATATATCTCTTACTTTAAGGCTTTCGGGTCTGTAAAACATCTTTTTAAGCACAATCTCAACAGGAACATCTATTCTTACTGCAATTCCATCAATATCCATTGCTAAAGGCTTAATACCTGTTAGATTGGGAGCGACTATAAAGTCTATTTCACTCTCTTTGAACTTTAACTTAAGGTAATTAGACTGTTCATCATAATCAGAGACATATTTTTCCACTTTATCGTTAAGTCTTGGTGTCAAAAGGGTAATAAACTGGGCGTTGTTAAAAAAGATATCAATATCTCTGCTTAACCTATGTTTGTAATGAAGCATTAAAGCCGTTCCCCCGCCCAATGTCCACTCAGAAATGCTTGCAGATTGAAGAAAAAACTCTGCAAGTTTTAATATCTCCTTCCAGTCTTTTGGTTCTTCAATCAACATTAAATATTTCCTCAAGATTCCTATTAGTATATAGCGGTTGGATGTATTTAAAATAATAAGACTTAAGTATTTCCATAGAAATTCCATTCTGGTTACAGAATCTACAGACTACCGAAGGAGATACTTCAGTAAAAAAACTGTAGATGTGCTGGTCATATTTAGTCGGGAATTCACACTTTTTCAGTAGTTCAACCAGAGTTGATTCTCTAAGAGAATATTTCATCGGTGCATTTATGGTTGTAAAAACACTCACCATCTTTTCCATCCTTGAATGGTTATCTGGCTTCAACCCTATTTTTAATTGCCTTCAGTGTCTCATCCGCCATCTTATAAACAATTTTAGCCACGATGAATTTACCAATAATAGGTCCGATTAGAGGTATTTTTTTATACTCAAAATTATGGATTAAGGTAATTTTAGTGGTGTTACCTACTTCTTCAAATAACCATTCTATCTTCATTCCGCGAATAGGACCTGCAAGTTGTTCAGCGGTGATAGATTTATTTTTCTCTAATTTAACT encodes the following:
- a CDS encoding SRPBCC family protein, encoding MIQTKNTIIINKNIDKVFEIATDFERYPEFIPTYKKVKIIEKNADNMIIERLGMAGGKEITWRSLVKLEKNKSITAEQLAGPIRGMKIEWLFEEVGNTTKITLIHNFEYKKIPLIGPIIGKFIVAKIVYKMADETLKAIKNRVEAR
- a CDS encoding nucleotidyl transferase AbiEii/AbiGii toxin family protein, with protein sequence MLIEEPKDWKEILKLAEFFLQSASISEWTLGGGTALMLHYKHRLSRDIDIFFNNAQFITLLTPRLNDKVEKYVSDYDEQSNYLKLKFKESEIDFIVAPNLTGIKPLAMDIDGIAVRIDVPVEIVLKKMFYRPESLKVRDIFDLATVLKYDKESMFKCSDIIKGKFDLIQDRVEAITKTYIDGVYKLDILDQSLRANAPDVVKSFLTEIRRLSDKKV